GCGGAGGTCATCTCCCACCTGGGGGCCCGCCCGCAGCAGCCGCTGCGGGAGCTGGCCGGCGACCTCAGCGCGGCGAGCGCCCCAGCTCCAGCAGCACCGACGCCGTCGTGACCACGCCGGTGTGGAACCGGCGCAGCTCGAAGTTCTCGTCGGGGGCGTGGTTGGCCTCGTCGGCGTTGGCGTAGGGGACGCCGAAGGTCGGCAGGCCGAGGTCGGCGGTCAGCACCGAGATCGGCAGGCTGCCGCCGAGCGCGGGCACGACGAGCGGGTCGCCGCCCTGCGCGGCCGCCATGCCCCGGCGCACGGCGCCGGCGAAGGGGGCGTCGAGGGGCGTGCGGGACGGCTCCATCGACCCCTGGCGCACGACCTCGACCCCCGGCGCGTGCCGGTGCACGTGGGCCTCGACGGCGGCGAACACGGCGTCGGCCGACTGGTCGGCCACGAGGCGCATGTCGCACTTGGCCACCGCCTCGGACGGGATGATCGTCTGCATCCCCGGCCCGCCGTAGCCGCCGTGCAGCCCGTTGACCGTCAGGGTCGGCCAGGAGCACAGCCGCTCGTGCAGGCCGCGGTCCCCCGGGGCGTCGAGCGCGTCGACGCCGAGGTGGGCGCGGATGGCGTCCACGTCGCCGGGCAGGGCGGCCAGCGCCTCGCGGTCCCGCTCGGTCAGCGGGGCGACGTCGTCCATCACGCCCTCCACCAGGATGCGCCCGTCCGGGGCCTTCATCGAGGCCAGCAGGTGGACCAAGGTCCACAGCGGGTTCGGGGCGATGCCGCCCCAGTTCCCCGAGTGCAGCGAGCGGTTCGGGCCCCTGGCCCGCAGCTCGAAGGCGACGATCCCCCGCACCCCGAAGATCAGCACCCAGTTGCCGTCCTCGTGCACGGGCCCGTCGCTCCACAGGGCGAGGTCGGCGGCGAGGTCGTCGCGGTGCTCCCTGGCGAAGGCCGGGAGGTGGGGGCTGCCGATCTCCTCCTCGCCGTCGAGCAGCACGGTCACCCCGCAGGGCAGGTCGCCCCGCACGGCGAGCAGCGACTCCATGGCGAGCAGGTGGGCCAGGTGCTGGCCCTTGTTGTCGGCCGTGCCCCGCCCGTACATCCGCCCGTCCCGCACGGTCGGCTCGAAGGGCGGGCTCGTCCACGCCGGCACCGGGTCGGGCGGCTGCACGTCGTAATGCCCGTAGATCAGCACGTTGGGCGTGCCCGGCGGGCCGGGCCGACGGCCGACGACCATCGGCCAGCCCTCCGTCGGGAACACCTCGGCGTCGAGCCCGGCGCCCTCGAGCAGGCGGCGGGCGTGGTCCGGCGCCTCGTCCATGCCCTCGCCCGTGCTGCTGACGCTGCGCTGGCGGACCCAGTCGGCCAGCCGGGCCTCGTGCTCGTCGCTGCGGGCCCCGGCGTGGGCGGCGACCGCCGCCAGGTCGGGGTCCGGGGCGGTCGCCGGCACGGCTACTCCTCCTCGCCCGGGGGCAGGTAGGCGAACTTGAGGTCGCCCAGGCGGACGAGGGTCGAGGCGATCCAGCCGCCCATCGACGAGAAGTGGTCGTCGAGGATCGACCCGTCGGCCAGCGTGTCCTCGTCGAGCTCGTAGCTGCCCTCGTAGGACACCTCCAGCGCGTACTCGCCGGAGGTGAGGTCGTGGCCGTAGACCTCCTCGATGGTCGGGCCCGAGCGCTCGAGCGACTCCCGGCCGATGGCCGGGCTGGCCTCCGGCAGCACGTCGAGCACGGTGCCCGGCTCGGGCCGCTCGGCCAGGCGCTGGATGCGCAGGGTGATCTCGACGAGGATCTCCGGCGGCTCCTCGAACGGCTCGCCGATGTACCACTTCCGGTAGGAGGTCTGCGCCCACGTCGGCCAGTCGAGGGTGATGTCGGCCTGGACCCTCGGCGGCAGGCCCTCGCCGGGGAGCCCGTAGGACGTCTCCCACGTGCAGTCGCCGAGCAGCACGTCGACCTGGAACCGCTCCTCGAAGGCCTGGCGCTCCAGGAGGGCGTTCTCGAAGGCGTCGCGGAGGGCGCCGATGGCGTCGGTGAAGACGTGGTCGAGCACAGCGGGGGCAGGCTACCGGACC
This region of Acidimicrobiales bacterium genomic DNA includes:
- a CDS encoding M20/M25/M40 family metallo-hydrolase yields the protein MPATAPDPDLAAVAAHAGARSDEHEARLADWVRQRSVSSTGEGMDEAPDHARRLLEGAGLDAEVFPTEGWPMVVGRRPGPPGTPNVLIYGHYDVQPPDPVPAWTSPPFEPTVRDGRMYGRGTADNKGQHLAHLLAMESLLAVRGDLPCGVTVLLDGEEEIGSPHLPAFAREHRDDLAADLALWSDGPVHEDGNWVLIFGVRGIVAFELRARGPNRSLHSGNWGGIAPNPLWTLVHLLASMKAPDGRILVEGVMDDVAPLTERDREALAALPGDVDAIRAHLGVDALDAPGDRGLHERLCSWPTLTVNGLHGGYGGPGMQTIIPSEAVAKCDMRLVADQSADAVFAAVEAHVHRHAPGVEVVRQGSMEPSRTPLDAPFAGAVRRGMAAAQGGDPLVVPALGGSLPISVLTADLGLPTFGVPYANADEANHAPDENFELRRFHTGVVTTASVLLELGRSPR